In one Pseudomonas sp. Bout1 genomic region, the following are encoded:
- a CDS encoding APC family permease: MESSNANAGALRKNAVGMWSIVFFVLATNGPLTGLVGAVPTAIQMGNGIGIPGTFLVVGLVYLLFAVGFVAMGRHIRNAGAFYAYVSTGLGRPLGTASAFLAIVAYAGMQVACYGLIGFFSAQSLSNLGLTVPWWAVSIVIAVVVQFFGTRNVEFNGRFLGLLMLAEMAVIVVFDAAVVYHAGGPSGFSVASFKPSNVFVPGFGAALVFVGAAFMGFETTAIYAEEARDPAKTLPRATYLALLIIMGFFAVSSWLLVVAVGPDDIVAGVTQDAGGIWFALATKLVGPGLADAMNILLITSLFAVLLSFHNSLSRYLYAMGREGILWHRFARTHEVHQTPYMASTCQTLFSVVLLAVFGAFHVDPMTQVLPIGSAPATIGIVAVQLLTSLAVMRFFHREPHGTNLWQRLIAPLASAIALAGGLTVIVMNMPLLTGGESVFNEAIPLGMLGVGVIGLLTAWWFKFARPELYRNLSRILHEV, encoded by the coding sequence GCGGTTCCAACGGCGATTCAGATGGGCAATGGCATTGGCATACCCGGCACGTTCCTGGTCGTGGGCCTGGTCTACTTGCTCTTTGCCGTCGGCTTTGTCGCGATGGGGCGCCATATCCGCAATGCCGGTGCGTTTTATGCGTACGTCTCGACCGGGCTAGGCCGGCCGTTGGGCACGGCGTCAGCGTTCCTGGCCATCGTGGCGTACGCCGGGATGCAGGTCGCCTGTTATGGCCTGATAGGGTTCTTCAGCGCGCAGTCGTTGTCTAACCTGGGGCTGACCGTGCCCTGGTGGGCGGTGTCGATCGTGATCGCCGTGGTGGTACAGTTTTTTGGTACGCGCAACGTGGAGTTCAACGGCCGCTTCCTGGGGCTGTTGATGTTGGCCGAGATGGCCGTGATCGTGGTCTTCGACGCTGCGGTGGTTTACCACGCAGGAGGGCCGTCTGGTTTCAGCGTTGCTTCGTTCAAGCCAAGCAATGTGTTTGTGCCCGGGTTTGGGGCAGCGCTGGTGTTTGTCGGCGCGGCGTTCATGGGGTTCGAAACCACGGCTATCTATGCCGAAGAAGCTCGCGACCCGGCTAAAACGTTGCCGCGAGCAACGTACTTGGCGTTGTTGATCATCATGGGGTTCTTCGCGGTCTCGTCCTGGCTTCTGGTGGTGGCGGTAGGTCCGGATGACATCGTTGCAGGTGTGACCCAGGACGCCGGTGGCATCTGGTTTGCGCTGGCGACCAAGCTGGTCGGGCCGGGTTTGGCCGATGCGATGAATATCCTGCTGATTACCAGCCTGTTCGCGGTGTTGTTGAGCTTTCACAACTCGTTGTCACGGTACCTGTATGCAATGGGTCGCGAAGGCATTTTGTGGCACCGGTTTGCACGCACCCATGAGGTTCATCAAACACCTTACATGGCGAGTACGTGCCAAACGCTTTTCAGCGTGGTCTTGCTGGCCGTGTTCGGTGCGTTCCATGTGGACCCGATGACCCAGGTGCTGCCCATCGGCAGTGCACCGGCAACAATTGGCATTGTGGCCGTGCAGTTGCTCACTTCGCTTGCGGTGATGCGTTTTTTCCATCGCGAGCCTCACGGCACCAACCTGTGGCAACGCTTGATCGCCCCGCTGGCGAGCGCGATCGCGCTGGCCGGTGGCCTGACGGTGATCGTCATGAATATGCCGCTTTTGACCGGCGGGGAATCGGTGTTTAACGAGGCCATCCCATTGGGCATGCTGGGCGTGGGAGTGATTGGGTTGCTCACGGCCTGGTGGTTCAAGTTCGCGCGCCCGGAGCTGTATCGCAACCTGTCGAGAATCCTGCATGAGGTTTAG